A segment of the Orcinus orca chromosome 4, mOrcOrc1.1, whole genome shotgun sequence genome:
AAAATGGTTATGATGATAAATCCTGCAGTGCTTAGATTAAACCTTTACTTGTCTGGAACTCTCACTTATTGAAAATAGTCTTTCCCACTAATCACAGAGTTATTTCTGTACTTTGTTGTGTTTACCTGGCAGAAGTAGTACTTACATAGATCTGTTTTATTAGTAGTAGATTAAGTATTactaggtttgttttgttttttatggtgCTTACAAAACTGAAGAGTAAATCGTTAAATACTGCTTTAAAGtgtgtaccttttaaaaattaagcctaTATCCAGcagtttaaaataatatgttGGAAGATTAAAATGCCAGTAATGTTTAGTGTTTGTGCAGTGATCTTTGTAATGATAAGTTGGTTCAGGTTAATTTCCCCTTCAATAttctttcatcatctttaaatgtgtaatttgtctcttgttcctgatatttttcatttattcctcttgactttagttttgtttttaatggactATCATTCTGTTATCATAGTCCATTTGTGTTTCCTAAAATAGTTTAATGGCTATTTGCTGCCTTTGAAAgaaattcagtatattttcttattctcaaGAATTAAGAAAACTTACTTCCAAAATTACTATCAGTTGATATTAGTGTTACCTAAAATTTAAAACCTCAGCTTAATTAAAGTATAGATATATAGTGAGATGACAtcgtgaaaattttatttaataaataagagaATATTGGATATTGATATTAAATGCTATAAGTAGTACATAAGGTTTTATCTTCATTTATCTCAAGTTTGATAGATTttgaataaactttaaaacattttttaacatataaatacatattccaTAGCATTTGCTAACCTTTTATAAACAAGAATTACAAACATATCCTTGATGATAACTTGAAACTTTACttgttcactttatttttattttttaattgttcccTTATAGAATGTTTCTCCAtcccagagagatgaagtgatCCAGTGGCTGGCCAAACTCAAGTACCAATTCAACCTTTACCCAGAAACATTTGCTCTGGCTAGCAGTCTTTTGGACAGGTTCTTAGCTACtgtaaaggtaaatattttagaatacaCTTACATACAGCTTCTTTTTTGAGGGTTTATATGCTACACCAGGGACTATTAGTAAAATATTCTACAAAGTGGGAAGGAGTGGAAAACCTTcctaaagattatatatatacttataagcTATTGCTTTGAGTTTTCGGAAATGTTTCTAATTatattctgtagttttcttttggcTACAAGTATTCATAATTTATACTTAACCTTTGAAAGTTTTGATCTCTTGATTTTAATACAAACCATATAGCATTGGCAAAATGTTCAGTCATCTTTTTaacattattaaacattttaaacagatTTAGGGGAAGTTTTTGGAACAATTAGAGAATTTTGccaaataaaatatcatttctttcatATTGCTTATTTAATGGGTCCTATCATACTACTAGCATCAGATACTTAGATATGGTTAATCTATATTGAAACAATTCATCTAAAATGTATTCATAGTTTAAAGGTGCTTAAAGCAGACCATTAAAGGGCTACAACAGTGAATGGAACCTCAATCCCAGCTGTGCAGAAGAAGGTACtatgaaattctttaaaaataatagaccTCGAGCCCTATCCCAGACACACTGAATCTGAATCTCTAGTAGGTGAGATCTGGACATCTGtattgaaataaacaaaaactacATAGATGATTCTGGTATACATCCAGGATTGAGAActactgtttctttaaaaaacacaccCCCACATATTTGCTGTTGGGATTCATTTCAGTACTAAATTTATTATTGGTGCCCTTGATTTGGGGGTTGCATTTCCTACCCAAAGTTGTTAACTGTTGGACTCTTTTCTTTGTAATGAACTCTGATTACCTCAGGGATATGGTTTTGATATGTTGTCTACATGGAGAAATAAGGGAACCTGGAAAACTGTCTTAGCAACAAGATCTGACTTCACTTTCTATATCACTTGTGTGGTGTCCATTAACCTCTGAGactgttttttcatctgtaaaagaagATATATTTATGGCAGTGCTTTCTAAACAGTAATATTCTGATTAATATCaatgattatttaaaaacattgatAGTATTGAACTAGCTTTATTTCTCATACTGGCAGAGAATTGGAAGATTCCTAGACAGTCTGCCACTTATACTGAGGCACAATGGTCATTAGTTGGCATGTTTATTAAGTAATTAATCAAGGCCATACTCTGGTCATCAGAAGCCTTCCCCAAGGCTTCATGGGAATGTAatatttaggtataaaataaatgttgaaacAGGTTTTCTTTGTGTTATATAACTTATCTCTGTGTCATTCAATATAATTGGACTAAATTATCAtggttatttatttggctgcaccgagCAACTGCGGGATcttagtaccctgaccagggattgaacccaggccatgacagtgaaagcaccaaatcctaaccattggaccaccagggaaatccctgtccTGATTATTTAAAATTGGATTCTGATGCTGGGTTGGCAAACCCTATTCTACCAATGATGTAGAAAGTGTAGCTGCTCATTATAGGTAAGGAAAATAGGCAAATTCAAGCCCTCCTATGGGTGTCAAACCCAAGAAAGGTTTTTTCCCCACTAATTGGTTCTGTATATATTTAGGAGCCTTTCATTCTTATCATGGATcttgaatatataattttttgggTGAACATTTAATTAGAAAATTTCATCTGCTAGCatcctataattttttaaagcatgtgaaatatattaatagcctttattttattttcccttctttctctttaattcccCTAACACCTAGTATGTTAATCTAACTGATATAACAGGCAAAGAGAATAAAActagctttaaaaatatacaaatatatttttaatttggggaattttattaaataaaaaaatgtctTGTAAAATCAAGCTCATCTCTGCTGGATAGAAATTAACTTTGGCTAACTAGCATTGGTTGAACTTCCAACAATGGAATGGTCTTAGTATTTCCATAGAGTATAAGGCTGAGGTTATGAAGTTAAAAGTTAGCTCTGATCTAGAAAGCAGTgggtaggggggcttccctggtggcgcagtgcttgagaatctgcctgccaatgcaggggacacggattcgagccctggtctgggaagaccccacatgccgcggagcagctgggcccgtgagctacagttactgagcctgcgcgtctggagccggtgctccgcaacaagagaggccgcaatcgtgagaggcctgcgcgctgcgatgaagagtgccccccactcgccacaactagagaaagccctcgcacagaaacgaagacccaacacagccataaataaattaattaaaaaaaaatgcgtAGGAATCAGATTAATTGAATTCCATAGAATTGTGTGCATACTTTTAACTCAACTTTTTGAAGAATCACTGAAgttgctttttctctcttccccatttTAGGCCCACCCAAAATACCTGAGTTGTATTGCAATCAGCTGTTTTTTCCTAGCTGCCAAGACTGTTGAGGAAGATGaggtaaatattttcctttaaagattAGTCATGTCTCTTTTTTGAAATTATCCTTTTATTCTCTGTTtaccaaaacaaaaactgaaaaatgagtttatttttttctgtcctgtCTTCCTGCCCCATCCCCCTTTGCTTTGGATAGAGAATACCAGTACTGAAGGTGTTGGCAAGAGATAGTTTCTGTGGATGTTCTTCATCTGAAATTCTGAGGATGGAGAGAATTATTCTGGATAAGTTGAATTGGGATCTTCACACAGCCACACCATTGGATTTTCTTCACATTGTAAATATACCTGAAATCTTTTAGTTTCTTATTTGAATGTGTAGTCCTGTTTCAGTAACTTGAAAAGTAGATTGCCcactcattttttttgttgttgttctgatttttaggaaaaggaaaattattgcaattagccaaggaaaaatgagaaattggGGTGTATGTCAAATCATTGAAGCTAAAATTGCAAACTTAGAAATTGAGTAATACCTGAGGTTACATCAGTTTCTGTATATAGCTTATCTAGACATTTGAGTAAAACTAGAATGAtgttcttgtgattttttttttttttttttagttccatgCCATTGCAGTGTCAACTAGGCCTCAGTTACTTTTTAGTTTGCCCAAACTGAGCCCATCTCAACATTTGGCAGTCCTTACCAAGCAATTACTTCACTGTATGGCCTGCAGCCAACTTCTGCAATTCAAAGGATCCATGCTTGCCCTGGCCATGGTTAGTTTGGAAATGGAGAAACTCATTCCTGATTGGCTTCCTCTTACAATTGAACTGCTTCAGAAAGCACAGGTAGGTGTCAGTCTAATTAAATAGtgttcattttaaagtttttctcctATTGGGATACATAGGGTTAGCAGATAGTTATAAAACTAAGAGACATTTTAATCTTGTAATGGCAACTCATTTTTAAGAGTAGAGTATAGTTTTACACACTTTAAATTTATGTGTtagatgtctttttttccttttttaaagctcagatagtattttcttgattcttttcatCCCTTCTAGATTACTTTAAAAGTAAGATTCTTGATAATATATTCTCCATTAGTTTTGTATGAAGAACATTCCTAGCTATATTTGTAGGTTTCATTATAGTACTTCTGACTTACTCATTTTATAAAAGTCAAGAACATAAATTGCAAGAAGTTACTTTTTTAGACAAGCAGATAATTTATCGTTGGCTAGAGAGGGAAGTATTTGGCAAATAGAAACTATATTCCTGAAGTTCCAGGACTTTCTGAAGTCCTGGTAGTTTTCACTCTTGCTTAAGATTGGTTAATAACTTGTATCTGCAAATTGATACAAAATGTTAGCAGtcagttaaatttttttcaactgtctatataaaaagtaaaagtttagTGGAGAAAATTCTCATTCAAATGAAAAATTAGTAATGGTGCTGTATGTTAGCAGCAACTTGGAGAGAATCCTTATTGCTTCTATTCATGTCACCAAATAGAACCTACAAGCTTAGATCTGCTGCAAACCATACTCCTCGGCCAAAGACTTATGAACCtactttccttttaaatatatatgtcccTATTTATTCTCATTTGGCAGTAGTTATTCTGATTTGTTTCACTGAGTGTTATTTAGAGCAGAGTCTGTTAAATTCTGAgcttaaaaacattttgtaataTAAAAAGAACTAACTTGAGCAAAGGGCTGCAGTTATTGAGCTAATAAAACTTATAATTctacaaaagaaaagagaatacttGAATTTGGTGTTTTGTAAGATAGTTATAGTTGACGATTTTATAGATATGAGCTATAAAAGTTAGCAGACCCAGACATGTAAGGTATACCAGTGCAACCTCTCAGCTGAGAATATCATGCCCTAGTTTGTGAGCAGAGAAGGGCTGAGAGTCTTttcataaaaagaatgatgatgatgatgatcagtATATCAACTAGAGCTCCGTTCCTCTTATATGTGTCTTGTTCCACTGTTCTTAGCGTGGCTCAGCTTGTTCTGTATCCCTGGGAAACGATGGTAGTGTAACAAAGGCTGTTTCTCCTTTATGTTCTTTTAATTGCATGTGTTAGATTAAAATAATTGAGAAGTGCTTCTTTGCATTGAAATAAATGCTATAATgaaaataaacccaaggagataGTTACTGTTTAGTGAGAATTTTTAGAAACTAACATAAACTACCACATAAGTGAATAGTGTAGCACAGAACATTTACTTTGCCTACCTAGAGTGTTGGAAAATGAAGTTGAATATTAATCTTTTACATTAGACTgcagaaggaggggaagggacatAAAGAGAACATCCTACCTCttacatttttcatctttttattggaACAAAGGACATATTTCTAAACGCCTCCATGACTTggtctctgtgcctgtttccaaTCTAGTACAGAGAAAATTTGCTATATGAAGAGTTACTGTCACAGAGAAAGGACAGGCTTCGAAGCATAAATAGTAAGAATGTAAATAGCATGTATATTCTGTAGCTTTGAGGGCTTGTTCTCTACTGAAGAACACTAGAGAATCTGCTTATTCTCTTTCATAAGTCTTCTGGTGCTAGAAGAAAGTGTTCACTGAAACTGTTTTCCCCAAGTATTATTATAAGCTTGGAATTTGAAGGAACCTTCTTAGAAATCATATCATTCAACTCCTTTATTTTATAGCTGCAGTCCAGGGAACTTGGGACTTTCTCAGAGACACACAGAACTTAGtagcaaagaaaactaaaaaaaaaaaccagtgctTTTTCTGTACCACAGAAACCTTGAAGATTCTAGTCCAGTGGTTTTAAGAGTTTCCTTTAGAACTGGAAcccttccctcacccccaacAAAATCTTGTACACACACAATCCCAAAATCCTAAGTAGTAAAGTATTACTTTGTAATGTGTGTTTGGGGCACAGGCCTATCAGATGCAGTCCTATATAACATGGCCTCTTCCCTTTCATAAGCTATTTGGAcatagtttgaaaaccactgttcctttctcttgtatatgtatatagttatattccacagacatttattgagaaaTCTATGATCAAGGCATTGGGGATACAGTGATTCTAAAAAGTCTCTGCTTCATGTAATAGTCAAGTTATAATAAGGAAgacagtttaaaacaagtaaggTCACAGAACTTCAGAGATTTTGAGACTTGGTTTTAGCAATTCTCTGAAACCCTCGTGGCCCAAATCTGAGTGGCTCCT
Coding sequences within it:
- the CCNI gene encoding cyclin-I isoform X4 translates to MTPRHHCEAYSSAGEEEEEEEEEEKNVSPSQRDEVIQWLAKLKYQFNLYPETFALASSLLDRFLATVKAHPKYLSCIAISCFFLAAKTVEEDERIPVLKVLARDSFCGCSSSEILRMERIILDKLNWDLHTATPLDFLHIFHAIAVSTRPQLLFSLPKLSPSQHLAVLTKQLLHCMACSQLLQFKGSMLALAMVSLEMEKLIPDWLPLTIELLQKAQMDSSRLIHCRELVAHHLSTLQSSLPLNSVYVYRPLKHTLVTCDKGVFRLHPSSAPGPDFSKDNSKPEVPVRGTAAFYHHLPAASGCKHTSAKRKVEEMEVDDFYDGIKRLYNEDNASENVGSVCGTDLSRQEGHTSPCPPLQPVSVM
- the CCNI gene encoding cyclin-I isoform X2 codes for the protein MKFPGPLENQRLSFLLEKAISREAQMWKVNVPKMPTNQNVSPSQRDEVIQWLAKLKYQFNLYPETFALASSLLDRFLATVKAHPKYLSCIAISCFFLAAKTVEEDERIPVLKVLARDSFCGCSSSEILRMERIILDKLNWDLHTATPLDFLHIFHAIAVSTRPQLLFSLPKLSPSQHLAVLTKQLLHCMACSQLLQFKGSMLALAMVSLEMEKLIPDWLPLTIELLQKAQMDSSRLIHCRELVAHHLSTLQSSLPLNSVYVYRPLKHTLVTCDKGVFRLHPSSAPGPDFSKDNSKPEVPVRGTAAFYHHLPAASGCKHTSAKRKVEEMEVDDFYDGIKRLYNEDNASENVGSVCGTDLSRQEGHTSPCPPLQPVSVM